From a single Miscanthus floridulus cultivar M001 chromosome 8, ASM1932011v1, whole genome shotgun sequence genomic region:
- the LOC136470614 gene encoding uncharacterized protein — protein MAIPNYTYLKLKIPGPNGVITVGSAFSHAFTYDCEHFELATTVINSSELPRLGESSTLVVPDCNKPTSSMTFRPLKETKAVGIDPTDPTKMVRIRTQLPAK, from the coding sequence atggcgatccccaactacacctacctcaagctgaagataccGGGACCAAATGGTGTCATCACTGTgggcagcgccttctcgcatgccttcacgtACGACtgtgagcattttgagctcgccaccacggtcatcaactcatctgagctCCCGCGGCTCGGGGAGTCGTCGACCCTAGTAGTCCctgactgcaacaaaccaacctcctcaatgACCTTTCGcccactcaaggaaaccaaggcagtggggatcgaccccactgacccaaccaagatggtgc